CTATCGAAGCGACCCTAATCAAGACTCCTGCAGTGAATGCCCATATCAAATACTTCCCGTTTTCCGCTTCGTAATCGAAGTAATGAAGTAAATACTTTTCTCCCTTCCATTCTTTCTCTTCCGCCCATCGGTTTTCATCCTGTGTTagataaaacaacataaaacccaaaattatttgCGAAAGCCATGAGAATCCTTTGACTCGGAActcaaaatagaattaatatacCTTGAGAAACATTTCCAAAGGAGCGTCAAATATCGCTTCCACTTCGTCTGCACATGGACAAGGATCGAACGCCTTTGTATCTGATAATATACCCACTACAGGGACGACGATCATACGATGCTGTGGACGGAAACAAGTTCTAACATTAAAGCTCGGAAAAGATCGGAAAAACGAAAAGCATGAAAACATGAACATGTCGGGAAATTGACCTTGGTGACAATCGGTTCAAGGACAGTGACAACACTGACAAGTGAAGGTTCTAAGCCAATCTCTTCTTTGGCTTCTCTCAATGCAGTCTGTATATCATCAATATCAGTTTCCTCTTGTTTCCCACCAGGCAATGCAACTTCACctagaaataaaatcaaacactTTATGAACATCACAACTCTACGTACATGCATGgtcaaattctactattagtccttgtactttgcataagttgtgaatttaatctttgtactttgatcaattttaatctttatactttttgaatttgtCAATTTTAGTCACTGTACTTTTTTAATTGGCTAATTTAGTCCCCACCCCGTTAAATCTACTATTAGTCATGAACTATgtataaagttataaatttgatccatatttttccaatttgatcattcttagtccttatattttttcgacttttgaaattttaatttttacgcAAACAACAATTAAATCTGTTAATTGGTTTTTTAGTAATAcgtgaaaataaaaagttgtcGTATGTGATAATACGTTTATTGCATCAGATTTTGGAAACATGATAAC
This genomic stretch from Gossypium raimondii isolate GPD5lz chromosome 6, ASM2569854v1, whole genome shotgun sequence harbors:
- the LOC105773520 gene encoding nudix hydrolase 15, mitochondrial, encoding MGSYKDPNHGSDDVVENLVQRLRLYKPTPVSDETQFSVKRAAVLVCIFQGNNGDLRVILTKRSSSLSSHSGEVALPGGKQEETDIDDIQTALREAKEEIGLEPSLVSVVTVLEPIVTKHRMIVVPVVGILSDTKAFDPCPCADEVEAIFDAPLEMFLKDENRWAEEKEWKGEKYLLHYFDYEAENGKYLIWAFTAGVLIRVASIVYQRPPAFLELRPRFWDMAITGDIPKP